Proteins encoded together in one Penicillium digitatum chromosome 1, complete sequence window:
- a CDS encoding Superoxide dismutase yields MASQTHTLPPLPYAYDALEPIISKQIMELHHQKHHQTYITNLNAALAAQTTATASNDVPTLISLQQKIRFHGGGHINHSLFWKNLTPPGTPGNDLGGAPALREAIISRWGSQEAFVKAFGAELLGLQGSGWGWLVSKGGPKGRLEIVTTKDQDPVNAPDVPVFGVDMWEHAYYLQYLNNKAGYVEGIWKIINWAEAEKRYTAGVENPLKL; encoded by the exons ATGGCTTCCCAAACTCAcactcttcctcctcttccctACGCTTACGAT GCATTGGAGCCCATCATCTCCAAGCAGATTATGGAGCTGCACCATCAGAAGCACCACCAGACATACATCACCAACCTAAACGCAGCTCTTGCTGCTCAAACCACCGCAACTGCATCGAATGATGTCCCCACATTGATCTCATTGCAGCAAAAGATTCGCTTCCACGGCGGCGGTCACATCAACCACTCCCTGTTCTGGAAGAACCTGACTCCCCCCGGCACGCCTGGGAATGATCTCGGCGGGGCCCCCGCTCTGCGTGAAGCCATCATCTCCCGTTGGGGCTCGCAGGAAGCGTTTGTCAAGGCCTTTGGCGCTGAGCTGCTCGGTCTTCAGGGTAGTGGCTGGGGATGGTTAGTCAGCAAAGGTGGTCCTAAGGGACGGCTTGAGATTGTTACGACTAAGGATCAGGACCCTGTCAATGCGCCTGATGTTCCTGTCTTTGGTGTAGATATGTGGGAACATGCCTACTACCTCCAG TACTTGAACAACAAGGCTGGCTACGTCGAGGGAATCTGGAAGATCATTAACTGGGCGGAAGCGGAGAAGCGTTACACTGCTGGCGTGGAGAACCCGCTGAAGCTGTGA
- a CDS encoding putative mannosyl-oligosaccharide alpha-1,2-mannosidase 1B, producing MSSYSLFFRDSDATTHKTRAIFRTDDIETYHALRACRNVEMRIEKYGDLSTTSQFTSPLYQFRLNMENDKNPTSANPMEIELELPERLDLGVSEKGVIGRQVTVREQGGSILGIGVVGYN from the exons ATGTCATCAtactctctcttcttccgtGACTCGGATGCAACCACCCATAAAACGAGAGCAATCTTCCGAACGGATGATATCGAGACATACCACGCACTCAGAGCGTGTCGAAATGTCGAAATGCGCATTGA AAAATACGGCGATCTTTCCACTACATCACAATTTACATCACCACTCTATCAGTTCCGACTgaacatggaaaatgacAAGAACCCCACGTCCGCAAATCCGATGGAGATCGAGCTCGAGTTGCCCGAAAGGCTGGACCTGGGCGTCTCGGAGAAGGGTGTCATTGGCCGACAAGTGACGGTCAGAGAGCAAGGTGGTTCGATTCTTGGGATTGGAGTGGTGGGATATAACTAA
- a CDS encoding Tetratricopeptide-like helical: MDQPLAEDYYNLGGYRRNVSTTNEDAQLWFSRGLIWAYAFNHTESARCFQKAVEFDPTCAMGYWGFALALGPNYNKPWQLFDGEDLSATTTRAHRAILEAKKYAHAATPLESALIDALQYRYPQEQPVPDCTEWDKSYAEAMTSVYQDYPDDLDVTALYCDALMNLTPWGLWDVKTGKVAPGAKTLEAKNALDRALKRDEARNHPGILHLYIHLIEMSRTPEIALPIAGNLCGLVPDAGHLEHMSSHIDILCGDYQRAAMTNTDAIRADEKFLANQPLGHFYILYLAHDHHFRMYAAMMGGRSQLALESGAELARIITEPLLRITSPPMADWLEGFVAMRMHGFVRFGRWEDIFAVELPEDAGLYCVTTAMIHYAKGVAFAATSRVLEAEAEQERFLRAMKRVPASRTIFNNRCVDILRVGESMLDGEIAYRRGEYNVAFSYLRDAVKRDDELPYDEPWGWMQPARHALGALLLEQDRVEEAAAVYAADLGVEDDLPRSLRHPGNVWASHGYYECLVRLGRKRDARARLQQLKHSLTWTDVPIKSSCFCRQSTA, encoded by the coding sequence ATGGACCAGCCACTTGCCGAGGACTACTATAACCTAGGTGGCTACCGTCGCAATGTGAGCACAACAAACGAAGATGCCCAGCTCTGGTTTAGTCGAGGCTTGATCTGGGCGTACGCCTTCAATCACACAGAATCTGCCCGATGTTTTCAAAAGGCCGTCGAATTCGACCCGACATGCGCCATGGGATACTGGGGCTTTGCCCTCGCCCTGGGCCCTAACTATAACAAGCCATGGCAGCTCTTTGACGGAGAAGATCTCTCTGCTACGACAACTCGCGCGCATCGCGCGATTCTGGAGGCAAAAAAATACGCTCACGCCGCGACACCTTTGGAGAGTGCTCTTATCGATGCACTGCAGTACCGATACCCGCAAGAACAGCCCGTACCGGACTGCACAGAATGGGACAAAAGCTACGCCGAGGCAATGACATCAGTCTACCAAGACTACCCGGATGACCTCGATGTGACCGCGTTGTACTGCGACGCGCTGATGAACCTCACTCCGTGGGGTCTATGGGACGTGAAGACTGGCAAAGTTGCACCAGGCGCAAAAACACTCGAGGCGAAAAACGCGCTAGATAGGGCTTTAAAACGAGACGAGGCCCGCAATCATCCCGGTATCTTGCATCTCTACATCCATCTGATTGAAATGTCCCGCACGCCTGAAATCGCCCTGCCGATAGCAGGCAACCTGTGCGGCCTTGTGCCTGATGCTGGCCATCTGGAGCATATGTCCTCCCATATTGATATCTTGTGTGGCGATTACCAAAGGGCTGCCATGACCAATACCGATGCAATCCGCGCGGACGAGAAGTTCCTCGCCAACCAGCCCCTCGGCCATTTCTATATTCTGTACCTTGCCCATGATCATCATTTCAGAATGTACGCTGCGATGATGGGCGGCCGGTCGCAGCTCGCACTTGAGTCAGGGGCTGAACTTGCGCGAATAATTACTGAACCTCTTCTGCGCATCACGTCTCCGCCCATGGCAGACTGGTTGGAAGGATTTGTCGCGATGCGAATGCATGGATTTGTGCGTTTCGGCCGCTGGGAGGATATCTTTGCTGTGGAGTTGCCGGAAGATGCTGGGCTGTACTGTGTCACCACTGCGATGATTCACTATGCCAAGGGCGTCGCTTTCGCTGCTACCAGCCGTGTTTTGGAAGCAGAGGCAGAGCAAGAACGGTTCCTACGGGCAATGAAGCGTGTCCCGGCTTCACGGACGATCTTCAATAACCGCTGCGTCGACATACTACGTGTTGGTGAGTCGATGTTGGATGGCGAGATTGCGTATCGCCGTGGCGAATACAATGTTGCGTTTTCGTATCTGCGGGACGCTGTTAAGAGAGATGATGAGTTGCCGTATGATGAACCGTGGGGCTGGATGCAGCCAGCTAGACACGCGCTGGGGGCGTTGTTGCTGGAACAGGATCGCGTTGAGGAGGCTGCAGCTGTGTATGCTGCAGACCTTGGGGTCGAGGATGATCTGCCTCGTTCTTTGCGGCATCCGGGTAATGTTTGGGCTTCGCATGGATATTATGAGTGTTTGGTCAGGTTGGGTCGGAAACGTGACGCGCGTGCCAGGTTACAGCAACTAAAGCATTCTCTGACTTGGACGGATGTGCCTATCAAATCGTCATGTTTCTGTCGGCAGAGCACTGCGTGA
- a CDS encoding Actin-binding FH2 has protein sequence MPIGPCHSYCDSGCPRQNEAGQDGTRQAQFLTLKPSLEITATKNSTQSLDLRHQSLDGPGETPGAHLSPFTPRGRRSNRTRDDAHSQQSTRQRNSDNESSQFASPPSQAPRTPAIRSLRQTTPSWQLSNPISIPQPRPTDGICSSQPPAFPSFSGSSWEDFVSDETVANYRAIGAQYQAWIAGPTTTPCPIRQSKVTWTDLVHHPLEEFSFEVHLDDFRSTPEEVGNIASTGLSTENTWRYIFLRQYGYWDGGRQEGYTVYQHRTGLGAIFVENITRRFGPYWAQVAQAQYQLDNHIDTLRYVYFTNVQNLHTWPYVECHLYPRHDLHWFDDHEPQCWAYGTREYQELLGTKLGRGVARLVLGAWPRDEV, from the exons ATGCCTATAGGTCCATGTCATTCTTACTGTGACAGTGGGTGTCCTCGTCAAAACGAGGCTGGCCAAGATGGGACCAGACAAG CACAATTTCTGACTTTAAAGCCCAGTCTTGAAATAACGGCTACCAAGAACAGCACCCAGAGCCTTGACCTGCGCCATCAATCTCTCGACGGACCCGGCGAAACCCCAGGAGCTCACCTATCACCCTTCACACCTCGTGGTAGGAGATCAAACCGCACCAGAGATGATGCGCATTCTCAACAGTCCACTCGACAGCGCAATTCCGACAATGAATCATCCCAATTTGCGTCACCTCCATCTCAGGCACCTCGAACTCCAGCAATAAGGTCACTTCGACAAACAACCCCAAGCTGGCAGCTCTCAAATCCCATTTCAATACCACAACCACGCCCGACTGACGGAATTTGTTCCTCTCAACCTCCAGCGTTCCCCTCCTTCTCCGGAAGCTCTTGGGAAGATTTTGTCTCAGATGAGACAGTCGCCAATTACCGAGCCATCGGAGCTCAATATCAAGCATGGATAGCAGGACCAACTACAACACCATGTCCAATCCGACAATCAAAAGTCACCTGGACAGACCTGGTCCACCACCCGCTCGAAGAATTTAGCTTTGAGGTGCATCTCGACGACTTCAGATCAACACCCGAGGAGGTGGGCAACATCGCATCAACCGGGCTCTCGACAGAAAATACTTGGCGTTATATTTTTCTGAGACAATACGGATACTGGGATGGTGGTCGCCAAGAGGGCTACACGGTGTACCAGCACCGTACCGGTCTCGGCGCGATCTTTGTTGAGAACATTACCAGACGATTCGGGCCTTACTGGGCTCAAGTAGCGCAAGCGCAGTACCAACTCGACAACCACATCGATACTCTCCGTTATGTTTACTTCACCAACGTTCAGAACCTGCACACCTGGCCCTACGTGGAATGTCATCTATACCCCCGTCATGACTTGCACTGGTTTGATGACCACGAGCCCCAGTGCTGGGCGTATGGTACTAGGGAGTATCAGGAGCTCCTGGGCACGAAGCTGGGACGGGGGGTGGCTCGTCTGGTTCTGGGGGCTTGGCCGCGAG ATGAGGTTTGA
- a CDS encoding Major facilitator superfamily, general substrate transporter, with amino-acid sequence MLISIGCFGLGFILDRKSLSQRRRAQAGLYTVVILNVGVYVWSIIMQSKFKHHDPGAIDWDSGRCIEAIGQAIAYGAALIPMIMLVNTTPDHIPADLVTEERNTACEKIRDV; translated from the exons ATGCTGATCAGCATTGGCTGTTTCGGCCTCGGATTCATTCTCGACAGGAAAAGTCTCAGCCAGCGCCGTCGTGCTCAGGCCGGTCTCTACACAGTCGTAATCCTGAATGTCGGCGTCTACGTCTGGTCCATTATTATGCAGAGCAAGTTCAAGCACCATGATCCTGGCGCCATCGACTGGGACAGTGGACG ATGCATCGAAGCTATTGGTCAGGCTATTGCCTACG GAGCCGCTTTAATCCCCATGATTATGCTTGTAAACACAACACCGGACCATATCCCTGCAGATTTGGTTACTGAAGAACGGAATACTGCTTGTGAGAAGATTCGAGATGTCTGA
- a CDS encoding Guanylate cyclase activating protein 2, translating into MASLKQTILAALVTTSSINTHGHYRSRPDLAPPQLNITVPAAHSNGSEYVFIAPYSLGGTLERPGPYIYRKDGDLVWAGTGYYAGFVANFHPTTYQGKPVLQAFQGSIDGAHGEGFGQHLLLDQSYQHVVTSTAGNHRVSSIHEFNVIQEETALIEVFYTTPANLSAYGGNSSQLWLGNGMFQELEIATGELIFEWNALEHVDPSESLVTLGSTNANSGLSSAQAWDYFHINSLDKNEEGDYLLSSRHTSTIFKINGTDGSIIWRLGGRYPSFAQIGNWTFGFQHHARWHPQLSQPETEVISFFDNSGDGTITFNNVSRALVVQINQTDRTATVLRKATAPYALQAQSQGNTQLLSDDRIFVNWGSEGAFTEFGADNEILYHAFLPTGSVSYRGYLSNWTGTPKETPALVALKTASNTVELYVSWNGDTETSAWRFFCVNGKTKTRVGQVSRDSFETAVTWKSTFALSSSARFIAEAVGPNGESLAQTRLTAVTDSI; encoded by the exons ATGGCTTCCCTCAAACAAACAATCCTAGCAGCGCTAGTAACAACCTCCTCAATAAACACACACGGCCACTACCGTTCACGACCTGACCTCGCACCACCCCAACTAAATATCACCGTCCCCGCCGCACACTCCAATGGCTCTGAATACGTCTTTATCGCCCCATATTCTTTGGGTGGGACTCTCGAACGGCCCGGTCCGTATATCTACCGTAAAGACGGCGACTTGGTGTGGGCCGGTACAGGGTACTATGCCGGATTCGTGGCTAATTTTCATCCGACCACATACCAGGGGAAGCCCGTTCTCCAGGCCTTCCAGGGTAGTATAGACGGTGCCCATGGTGAAGGGTTTGGTCAGCATCTCTTGCTGGATCAGAGTTACCAGCACGTTGTTACCTCGACTGCCGGGAATCATCGTGTTTCGTCGATTCACGAGTTCAATGTCATCCAGGAAGAGACGGCTTTGATTGAGGTCTTTTATACGACCCCGGCAAATTTATCGGCATATGGTGGGAATTCCTCACAGCTATGGTTGGGGAATGGGATGTTCCAAG AACTTGAGATTGCCACGGGAGAGTTGATTTTCGAATGGAATGCTTTGGAGCACGTTGACCCGTCTG AAAGCCTAGTGACATTAGGTTCCACAAATGCCAATAGCGGATTGTCTTCCGCCCAAGCATGGGATTACTTCCACATCAATAGCCTCGACAAGAATGAGGAAGGAGACTACCTTCTCTCGTCCCGTCACACGAGCACGATCTTCAAGATCAACGGCACAGACGGCTCAATCATCTGGCGACTCGGCGGCAGGTACCCCAGCTTTGCACAAATTGGAAATTGGACCTTCGGATTCCAACACCATGCCCGCTGGCACCCACAGCTCAGCCAGCCTGAAACGGAGGTAATCTCCTTCTTTGACAACTCTGGCGATGGCACTATCACCTTCAACAATGTGTCCCGGGCATTGGTTGTCCAGATCAACCAGACAGATCGCACGGCGACAGTCCTCCGCAAGGCAACAGCACCGTATGCTCTCCAGGCTCAATCCCAGGGAAATACACAACTACTTTCTGACGACCGCATCTTTGTAAACTGGGGATCGGAGGGTGCTTTCACGGAGTTCGGTGCGGACAATGAGATTCTGTACCATGCTTTTCTCCCGACGGGATCGGTCAGCTACCGTGGTTACTTATCGAACTGGACTGGTACACCGAAGGAGACTCCGGCACTGGTGGCGCTGAAAACAGCTTCGAACACTGTTGAGCTTTATGTATCTTGGAATGGAGATACCGAGACTTCGGCTTGGAGATTCTTTTGTGTCAACGGGAAGACGAAAACGCGGGTCGGTCAAGTGAGTAGAGACTCTTTTGAGACGGCTGTTACTTGGAAGTCAACTTTTGCACTGTCTTCTTCTGCTAGATTCATTGCTGAGGCGGTTGGTCCGAATGGAGAGTCGCTTGCACAGACAAGGTTGACTGCTGTTACTGACTCCATTTAA
- a CDS encoding Mannosyl-oligosaccharide 1,2-alpha-mannosidase, whose protein sequence is MRISSLSFPLVLGLVGSSTAYPYREPEVILRRKAENQAKADAVKEAFQHAWNGYVKYAFPHDELHPVSNGFGDSRNGWGASAVDALSTAIVMGNQDAVQKILDHIETIDFSKTEDEVSLFETTIRYLAGMLSGYDLLKDPATKSLAPKSTQVDALLTQSRKLGEILKFAFDTPSGVPYNNINITSKGNDGSRTNGLAVTGTLVLEWTRLSDLTGDNEYAEISQKAQSYLLNPQPSSGEPFPGLVGSNINISNGHFTDGAVSWNGGDDSFYEYLIKMYVYDPKRFESYKDRWVLAAESTIKNLQSHPAPRPEVTWLASYNNGQFDLNSQHLTCFDGGSFILGGTVLDRRDLIDFGLKLVDGCEATYNQTLTGIGPDSWGWDPKKVPSDQRDFYEKAGFYINSGSYDLRPEVIESFYYAHRVTGKEIYRDWVWNSFKAINATCRTDSGFTAVSNVNTAGGGSKYDNEESFLFAEVMKYAYLTHAEDAPWQVQKGQKNAYVFNTEAHPMRVSHT, encoded by the exons ATGCGCATCTCTTCTCTATCATTTCCTTTGGTGCTGGGCCTTGTTGGGTCTTCTACCGCATATCCCTACCGGGAGCCAGAGGTGATCTTGCGTCGCAAGGCGGAGAATCAGGCCAAGGCCGATGCTGTCAAGGAAGCTTTCCAACATGCATGGAATGGATACGTCAAATATGCGTTCCCCCATGACGAGTTGCACCCCGTGAGCAATGGGTTTGGTGACTCCAG AAATGGATGGGGAGCCTCTGCTGTCGATGCGCTGTCCACCGCCATTGTCATGGGTAACCAGGACGCGGTCCAAAAGATCCTGGACCACATTGAAACGATTGACTTCTCCAAGACCGAGGATGAGGTCAGCCTGTTCGAGACCACTATCCGATACCTTGCTGGCATGTTGTCCGGCTATGATTTGCTCAAGGATCCGGCAACAAAAAGCCTTGCCCCTAAATCAACCCAAGTCGACGCTCTACTTACCCAGTCCCGGAAACTTGGCGAGATCTTGAAGTTTGCGTTTGACACACCATCCGGTGTTCCTTACAACAACATTAACATTACTTCGAAGGGAAATGATGGCTCAAGAACCAATGGTCTTGCCGTAACTGGAACTCTGGTGCTGGAGTGGACCCGATTATCCGATTTGACCGGTGATAATGAGTATGCGGAGATCAGTCAGAAGGCCCAGTCGTACCTTTTGAACCCTCAACCATCCAGCGGAGAGCCGTTCCCCGGCCTGGTGGGAagcaacatcaacatctccAACGGTCATTTCACTGACGGTGCTGTCTCTTGGAACGGCGGTGATGACTCGTTCTACGAGTACCTGATCAAGATGTACGTGTATGACCCGAAGCGATTCGAGTCGTACAAGGACCGCTGGGTTCTCGCAGCCGAGTCGACAATCAAAAACCTCCAGTCGCATCCCGCCCCTCGCCCAGAAGTGACCTGGCTGGCCTCATACAACAACGGCCAATTCGATCTCAACTCACAGCATCTGACCTGCTTCGATGGCGGCAGCTTTATCCTGGGTGGCACCGTGCTGGATCGGCGAGACTTGATCGATTTTGGCTTGAAGCTCGTGGATGGCTGCGAAGCTACTTACAACCAGACCCTGACCGGGATTGGACCAGACTCCTGGGGCTGGGATCCGAAGAAAGTTCCATCCGACCAACGGGATTTCTACGAAAAGGCCGGATTCTACATCAACAGCGGCTCCTATGATTTGCGCCCTGAAGTGATCGAGAGTTTCTACTACGCGCACCGCGTCACAGGGAAAGAAATT TACCGCGACTGGGTATGGAACAGTTTCAAGGCGATTAATGCTACCTGCCGCACTGACTCGGGCTTTACTGCTGTAAGCAACGTGAACACAGCTGGCGGCGGCTCGAAGTACGATAACGAGGAGAGCTTCCTCTTTGCTGAAGTCATGAAATATGCGTACCTTACACATGCAGAGG ATGCCCCATGGCAAGTTCAGAAGGGTCAAAAGAATGCGTATGTGTTCAACACTGAGGCCCATCCCATGCGCGTCTCGCATACCTAG
- a CDS encoding Phosphoribosyl-AMP cyclohydrolase, putative, whose amino-acid sequence MATPFLISHDPSSTSGSGLSLKQIAYFGRVLIKVSSLTQAEQFLRQNFRALDIFIDATEVSSSGDLVDILNAGAAKILINLDQLTTLSEEQSVPSSRLLVHAPSDSQLDLLQQWVAVNAERSEASVCTAPSTVPAAAKKLKISSDSPRLFTTFGTQALSEDAITQVTKQGAIAVVPSQALTVERDVAGQISAAKLIASTAVTDQANGLYATSVTDERGACLGFVWSSDESIVEALRTGTGVYQSRKRGLWYKGQSSGDVQELIRIGFDCDADCLVFVVKQIGRGFCHLGTETCFGASSGLSRLQKTLDARKADAPAGSYTARLFNEPKLIDAKIMEEADELCRANTKEEIAFEAADLLYFALTKCTAAGVSLEDIERNLDLKSLKVKRRKGDAKGPWAEKAGLAKPEAKPAPTPAPVPAPIEDRTSRIEMRRVITASTPPQVVADYLKRPSQKSNEAIVNLVKPIIQEVRDGGDAAVLKYTHKFENATSLTSPVIHAPFPAELMKLSPDVQEAIDISIGNIDRFHSAQMGSNETLQMETMPGVVCSRFSRPIERVGLYIPGGTAVLPSTAMMLGVPAMVAGCNKIVLASPPRSDGSISPEIVYVAHKVGAESIVLAGGAQAVAAMAYGTESITKVDKILGPGNQFVTAAKMFVSNDTSAGVSIDMPAGPSEVLVIADKTAIPAFVASDLLSQAEHGVDSQVILIAVDLNEAELRAIEDEVDAQAKALPRMDIVRGSLAHSVTFVVRDINEAMALSNDYAPEHLILQVENAESLVKDVQNAGSVFIGAWTPESVGDYSAGVNHSLPTYGYAKQYSGVNLGSFLKHITSSNLTADGLLGLAKTVETLAAVEGLEAHKRAISIRVAHMKKDQS is encoded by the exons ATGGCGACCCCCTTCCTTATCTCTCACGACCCCTCCTCAACCTCCGGCTCCGGACTTTCGCTCAAGCAGATCGCCTACTTCGGCCGTGTACTGATCAAGGTCTCGAGTCTCACCCAGGCAGAGCAATTCCTGCGCCAGAATTTCCGCGCCCTCGACATCTTCATCGATGCAACTGAGGTCTCCTCTTCTGGTGATCTTGTCGATATTCTCAACGCCGGTGCCGCCAAGATCTTGATCAACTTGGATCAATTGACCACCCTCTCCGAAGAACAATCCGTGCCCTCATCCCGTCTGCTCGTCCACGCCCCGTCAGATTCTCAGTTGGATCTTCTCCAGCAATGGGTTGCCGTCAATGCCGAGCGCAGCGAAGCTAGCGTCTGCACCGCACCTTCCACCGTCCCCGCCGCCGccaagaaattgaagattaGCTCGGACTCCCCACGTCTCTTCACAACCTTCGGTACTCAGGCGTTGTCGGAGGATGCCATTACACAAGTCACAAAGCAGGGTGCTATTGCTGTCGTTCCCTCACAGGCACTGACCGTTGAGCGAGATGTGGCTGGCCAGATCTCCGCCGCTAAGCTTATTGCATCGACCGCCGTCACTGACCAGGCCAATGGCTTGTATGCCACTTCTGTCACTGATGAGCGGGGAGCTTGTCTAGGCTTTGTTTGGAGCAGTGACGAGAGCATTGTCGAGGCCTTGCGCACTGGCACCGGTGTTTACCAGAGCCGCAAGCGTGGTCTGTGGTACAAAGGCCAGTCCAGCGGGGATGTGCAGGAATTGATCCGCATTGGCTTCGATTGTGATGCCGACTGTTTGGTCTTTGTTGTTAAGCAGATTGGACGTG GATTCTGCCACCTTGGTACGGAGACCTGCTTCGGCGCATCTTCCGGTCTGTCTCGTCTCCAAAAGACCTTAGATGCCCGTAAGGCGGATGCTCCGGCTGGATCATACACCGCGCGTTTGTTCAATGAGCCCAAGCTCATCGATGCTAAGATCATGGAGGAGGCTGATGAGTTGTGTCGTGCGAACACGAAGGAGGAGATTGCTTTCGAGGCCGCCGACCTGCTTTACTTTGCCCTGACCAAGTGCACTGCTGCCGGTGTCAGTCTGGAGGATATCGAGCGGAACCTTGACCTCAAGAGCTTGAAGGTGAAGCGGAGAAAGGGCGACGCTAAGGGACCTTGGGCTGAAAAGGCTGGCCTGGCTAAGCCCGAGGCAAAGCCTGCCCCTACCCCGGCTCCCGTACCCGCCCCGATTGAGGATCGCACATCCCGAATTGAGATGAGGCGCGTGATCACTGCCTCTACACCCCCCCAGGTGGTCGCTGATTACCTCAAGCGTCCTTCCCAAAAATCTAACGAAGCCATTGTCAACCTGGTGAAGCCAATCATCCAGGAGGTCCGTGATGGCGGCGACGCTGCTGTACTCAAATACACCCACAAGTTCGAGAATGCGACATCACTTACCTCCCCTGTTATTCACGCACCATTCCCCGCTGAACTCATGAAGCTGTCCCCCGATGTCCAAGAGGCAATTGATATCAGCATTGGCAACATCGACCGCTTCCACTCCGCACAGATGGGAAGCAACGAAACCCTCCAGATGGAGACTATGCCTGGTGTGGTCTGCTCTCGCTTCTCGCGTCCCATCGAGCGTGTCGGTTTGTACATTCCCGGCGGTACCGCTGTGCTGCCCTCCACTGCCATGATGCTGGGTGTTCCCGCCATGGTGGCAGGCTGCAACAAGATTGTCCTGGCCTCGCCTCCCCGCTCCGACGGCAGCATCTCCCCCGAAATTGTCTACGTGGCCCACAAGGTCGGCGCTGAGAGCATCGTCTTGGCCGGTGGTGCCCAGGCCGTGGCTGCCATGGCCTACGGCACAGAAAGCATCACCAAGGTCGACAAGATCCTGGGTCCGGGCAACCAGTTCGTGACGGCCGCAAAGATGTTCGTGTCCAACGATACCTCCGCAGGCGTCAGCATCGACATGCCCGCCGGTCCCAGTGAAGTCCTCGTGATTGCCGACAAGACCGCCATCCCGGCCTTTGTTGCATCCGACCTTCTCAGCCAGGCCGAGCACGGCGTCGACTCACAGGTTATCCTCATCGCTGTCGACCTGAACGAGGCCGAGCTGCGTGCCATCGAAGATGAGGTCGATGCCCAGGCCAAGGCTTTACCCCGCATGGATATCGTCCGCGGCTCCCTCGCGCACTCCGTCACCTTTGTTGTCCGCGACATCAACGAGGCCATGGCCCTCAGCAACGACTACGCGCCCGAGCACCTAATTCTGCAGGTCGAGAACGCCGAGTCTCTGGTTAAGGATGTCCAGAATGCCGGCAGTGTCTTCATCGGCGCCTGGACCCCCGAGAGTGTTGGTGATTACTCCGCCGGAGTCAACCACTCGCTGC CTACCTACGGCTACGCCAAGCAGTACTCGGGTGTCAACCTCGGCTCCTTCCTGAAGCACATCACCAGCTCGAACTTGACCGCCGATGGCTTGCTCGGTCTTGCCAAGACGGTTGAGACCCTCGCCGCTGTGGAGGGCCTGGAGGCGCACAAGCGTGCCATCAGCATCCGTGTTGCCCACATGAAGAAGGACCAGTCATAA
- a CDS encoding Fe-S cluster assembly protein dre2, giving the protein MAPSFITIDSNEMDVDFSTPKPVQTKRTLLLAPPSIATNEDKLRGLFNTFDRSTTDLQMLDRLSAGLVSLPANTYDLVLILTDTDGSRRSEALNLLTRDVYATLVPAMKAGAKLQTQDSALNASDAMEAVLAGLVQSVNGFEKPNFDPSAAVPLKFGFKKKNKPTPPIAVPVIPSIPTGFAVPMGIDSPTDYDRDDDDELINEDTLLSEEDLTRPIMPPPECQPKTGRRRRACKDCTCGLADKLEAEDKERRAKADKELNVLKLDTGDLTELDFTVEGKTGSCGSCALGDAFRCDGCPYMGLPAFKPGQEVQILNDIAQL; this is encoded by the exons ATGGCTCCCTCCTTTATAACCATCGACTCCAACGAGATGGACGTGGATTTTTCCACGCCCAAGCCAGTCCAGACCAAGCGCACCCTCCTCTTAGCGCCCCCCTCCATCGCCACTAACGAGGACAAACTCCGCGGTCTCTTCAACACCTTTGATCGCTCAACCACAGACCTACAAATGCTCGACCGCCTTTCCGCAGGCCTCGTCTCCCTCCCCGCAAATACCTACGAcctcgtcctcatcctcaccGATACAGATGGCTCACGGCGCTCCGAGGCGCTGAACCTCCTCACTCGAGATGTATACGCCACCCTAGTCCCCGCCATGAAAGCGGGCGCAAAGCTGCAAACCCAAGACTCAGCTCTCAATGCCTCGGACGCAATGGAAGCCGTTCTGGCGGGTCTCGTGCAGTCCGTTAACGGCTTCGAGAAACCAAACTTCGATCCCTCCGCCGCGGTTCCTTTAAAATTCGGcttcaagaagaagaataagCCCACCCCGCCAATTGCAGTCCCTGTTATTCCCAGTATTCCCACAGGGTTCGCGGTGCCGATGGGGATAGATTCTCCGACTGATTACGATCgcgacgatgatgacgagcTCATAAATGAAGATACGCTCCTCTCCGAGGAGGATTTAACAAGACCCATAATGCCGC CCCCAGAGTGCCAACCCAAGACCGGCCGTCGGCGACGCGCTTGTAAAGATTGCACATGTGGTCTAGCCGACAAACTCGAAGCAGAGGATAAGGAGCGTCGCGCGAAAGCTGACAAAGAATTGAACGTCTTGAAGCTGGATACGGGCGACTTGACCGAGTTGGACTTCACCGTGGAGGGCAAGACTGGTTCTTGTGGAAGCTGTGCTCTGGGTGATGCCTTCCGCTGTGACGGGTGTCCTTACATGGGCCTTCCTGCCTTTAAGCCCGGCCAGGAGGTTCAAATTCTGAATGATATTGCGCAGCTTTAA